One Megalops cyprinoides isolate fMegCyp1 chromosome 4, fMegCyp1.pri, whole genome shotgun sequence genomic window carries:
- the gle1 gene encoding nucleoporin GLE1 encodes MPAESLRWQTIEALKNSPKGKIKYSTHWVAEGEDLLAGCNDQPTLSPQSAVILKNLFTRPLQKSCSLGSTRDSSPGLPENALASSSAPASPRLPVTATLSPLASPQPPSSTEMEGEQKAEDEEPAGVSSPELSPPPSPTPPPTMSLLSPQATQMAGCIRICEENHRAKAKAELSARQELQERLVAAVATRESEQLKRFEEFMELKQRQEFQSMRDMMEKETQESLGRQEKLKEEHRHRMKILNLRLREAEQQRLREAELERQRQVEGRDRLRALNAVQEEVLQLNQLLEPSGPSQATPTPDLASYSTRGNQLCSQVSEVVRTTAEGQFPSVEDMAVAERALQDMRALIQAVQLEATQAEERRKKEEEEEKERRKQAELQTQLEEQKKNAARSAKEKAKKQGLQTKAEESTLKWYQELQDSANQCAQSFDDLSKDQNKKLRMELQKAASIPVSQISRTSGSTLREIFDKIDKLLSGRSVQSGGKTVSASQHPLGLDFVSYKLAEKFVKQGEEEVASHHDAAFPIAVVASGVWELHPKVGDLILAHLHKKCPYSVPHYPPMKDGTSVEDYQRILGYRVDESGVEAQDSFLKRMSGMIRLYAAIIQLRWPYGNKQGPVPHGLNNGWRWLAQMLNMEPLADVTATLLFDFLEVCGHALMKQYQGQFWKLILLIKEEYFPRIEAVTSTGQMGSVMRLKQFLENSLRRKEIPPPKGELGSSFWRT; translated from the exons ATGCCTGCTGAGAGTCTGCGATGGCAAACCATCGAAGCCTTGAAAAATTCCCCgaaaggcaaaataaaatactCAACACATTGGGTAGCAGAAGGGGAG GACCTTCTGGCTGGCTGCAATGACCAGCCCACCCTGTCCCCTCAGTCTGCGGTGATACTGAAGAATCTGTTCACTCGGCCGCTGCAGAAGAGCTGTTCTCTCGGCTCCACCCGGGACTCCAGTCCTGGCCTGCCTGAGAATGCCCTTGCGTCCAGCTCTGCGCCGGCCAGCCCCCGCCTCCCTGTCACAGCCACCCTGTCCCCCCTCGCCTCCCCACAGCCTCCTTCCAGCACggagatggagggagaacaG AAGGCAGAAGATGAAGAGCCAGCCGGTGTATCGAGTCCAGAGCTCAGTCCTCCCCCAAGTCCaactccaccccccaccatgTCCCTGCTGTCGCCCCAGGCAACTCAGATGGCAGGCTGCATCCGTATCTGTGAGGAGAACCATCGCGCCAAAGCCAAG GCGGAGCTGAGCGCgaggcaggagctgcaggagcggCTGGTGGCAGCAGTGGCCACCCGGGAGTCAGAGCAGCTGAAGCGCTTCGAGGAGTTCATGGAGCTGAAGCAGAGGCAGGAGTTCCAGTCCATGCGGGACATGATGGAGAAGGA GACGCAGGAGAGCCTTGGGCGGcaggagaagctgaaggaggagcACAGGCACAGAATGAAG ATCCTGAACCTGCGACTGCGAGAGGCGGAGCAGCAGCGTCTGCGGGAGGCGGAGCTTGAGCGTCAGCGGCAGGTGGAAGGCCGGGATAGGCTCCGCGCCCTCAACGCCGTCcaggaggaggtgctgcagcTCAACCAGCTGCTGGAGCCCTCTGGCCCGTCCCAGGCCACGCCCACGCCAGACCTGGCCTCCTACAGCACGCGCGGCAACCAGCTCTGCTCGCAGGTGTCTGAGGTCGTGCGCACCACGGCTGAG ggccAGTTCCCCAGCGTGGAGGACATGGCTGTGGCAGAGCGTGCTTTGCAGGACATGAGAGCTCTGATCCAGGCCGTGCAGCTGGAGGCCACCCAggctgaggagaggaggaagaaggaggaggaggaggagaaggagcgcAGGAAGCAGGCGGAGCTGCAGAcacagctggaggagcagaagaaaaACGCAGCGCGTTCTGCCAAggagaaagcaaagaaacagG GGCTACAGACGAAAGCAGAGGAAAGCACTCTCAAGTGGTACCAGGAGCTGCAAGACTCTGCTAACCAGTGTGCCCAGTCATTTGATGACCTCAGTAAGGACCAG AATAAAAAGCTAAGAATGGAGCTTCAGAAGGCTGCCTCGATCCCCGTCAGCCAGATCTCCAGGACATCAG GGTCTACGCTGAGGGAAATCTTTGACAAGATTGACAAGTTGTTGTCTGGACGTTCGGTGCAATCAGGGGGAAAGACTGTCTCCGCCTCCCAGCATCCACTTGGGCTTGACTTTGTCAGCTACAAGCTAGCAGAGAAGTTTGTG AAACAAGGTGAAGAGGAGGTTGCGTCCCACCATGATGCAGCGTTTCCGATCGCCGTGGTGGCGTCGGGAGTGTGGGAGCTGCACCCCAAGGTGGGGGACCTGATCCTGGCTCACTTGCACAAAAAGTGCCCTTATTCCGTGCCCCACTACCCCCCCATGAAGGACGGCACTTCGGTTGAAGACTACCAGAG aatTCTGGGATACCGAGTGGACGAGTCAGGAGTGGAGGCTCAAGACAGCTTCCTGAAAAGAATGTCAGGGATGATCAGACTCTATGCTGCTATTATACAGTTGAGGTGGCCATATGGAAACAAACAGGGG CCTGTGCCTCATGGCTTGAACAATGGCTGGCGCTGGCTGGCCCAAATGTTGAACATGGAACCTCTGGCCGATGTCACAGCCACCCTGCTCTTTGACTTCCTGGAG GTCTGTGGCCATGCCCTGATGAAACAGTACCAGGGACAATTTTGGAAGCTCATCCTCCTCATCAAGGAAGAATACTTTCCCAG GATTGAGGCAGTGACCAGCACCGGTCAGATGGGGTCTGTCATGAGGCTGAAGCAGTTCCTGGAG AATTCTTTGAGGCGCAAAGAGATCCCTCCCCCGAAAGGTGAGCTCGGCTCATCGTTCTGGAGGACTTGA
- the LOC118776675 gene encoding outer dense fiber protein 2-like: protein MGKLMKTPSSSPPLHVHVPETIPVHVHLKKSQKSSSAKTPQMKIKEAKMKGDVANLRASARKKAQVPWIPPGKASIRDVLYKWEGPTHRLEIRPVPEPDLSPPALRLADLSSEEEEVLHGRINQYEKKIDSLMTEVGSLKSEVKLRKKEQQLERQSEKLSASHRVIKEQEEELEGFTKELEVTERENARLRQSIEKMREESDHTRFETEALLEEKGTLLRKLVEAEIDGAAAAKQVSALKETMGKIRAEKRMSGSDSALLARQKELLMQKLETFEGTNRALRHLLREHHGQETELIRLSEQREVLIKRLADAETEKTNLLVELQDKEKEVEQLALLLETEKENAKTTGELSKVLESARAHLHEQLRSKEGESSRQSVQIRSLERKVSQQQGEVEHLLEQLKALQQTYDVDKESLKRATREQKHRAERSEDTAGHLSTQLLEKETELTEARAAVESWRNRHAQELKEKNQLEVEITVLSNQVATLTDQLHSAEDKARAEIEGLLSRLHCLTSDSTTARLENQRLKATLSTMEEKLSLSQSEVQQLKTSVKQYESLVDNYKSQVQKTRAEVDDYRLKLGVAEKEVQGVRGELEREVEAVRRQLLGRLKELEPLPDALRRAEQQLREAEEQVQAHERRSGEQSSTLADVRLKVEQQSSRMEAVREKNLLLLEENKQLKHRVESLERKLEETNASNQDLVQAITKKEETIHSSQLHLEGKSRECSVLARQLEDALDDARRQADLTRDRAVSKERSAQSRVLDLETQLRLTQAELDQLRRNKEDTERRYQTRLQDVKDRLEQSDSTNRSLQNYVQFLKTSYANVFSDSVLSSAPLHPSSPL from the exons ATG GGAAAATTAATGAAGACACCCTCTTCCTCACCAcctctgcatgtgcatgtgccagAGACCATACCTGTGCATGTGCACCTGAAGAAGAGTCAGAAGAGTTCCTCTGCTAAAACACCCCAG ATGAAGATCAAAGAGGCGAAAATGAAGGGGGATGTAGCGAACCTTCGCGCCTCGGCCAGAAAGAAGGCACAGGTGCCCTGGATACCTCCAGGCAAGGCCTCGATACGAGACGTCCTGTATAAGTGGGAG ggaCCAACGCACCGCCTGGAGATCAGGCCGGTGCCAGAGCCGGATCTTTCCCCACCTGCGCTGCGATTGGCCGATCTGTcgtctgaggaggaggaagtgctGCACGGGCGAATCAACCAGTACGAGAAGAAGATTGACAGTCTAATGACGGAGGTCGGCTCACTGAAGAGTGAG GTGAAACTGCGGAagaaggagcagcagctggagcgTCAGTCGGAGAAGCTCAGTGCGTCTCATCGTGTGAtcaaggagcaggaggaggagctggaggggtTCACCAAAGAGCTGGAGGTCACCGAGCGAGAAAACGCCCGCCTCCGCCAGTCCATCGAGAAGATGCGGGAGGAGTCGGACCACACCAG GTTTGAGACAGAGGCACTGTTGGAGGAGAAGGGCACCCTGCTCAGGAAGCTGGTGGAGGCAGAGATCGACGGGGCAGCTGCTGCCAAGCAGGTGTCGGCCCTGAAGGAGACCATGGGCAAGATCAGGGCA GAGAAGCGGATGTCGGGGTCAGACTCCGCCCTGCTGGCACGGCAGAAGGAGCTGCTGATGCAGAAGCTGGAGACTTTCGAGGGCACCAACCGAGCCCTGCGCCACCTCCTGAGGGAGCATCACGGGCAGGAG ACAGAGCTGATCAGGTTGTCGGAGCAGAGGGAGGTGCTCATAAAGAGGCTGGCtgatgcagagacagagaagacg AATCTTCTGGTGGAACTCCAAGACAAAGAGAAGGAAGTTGAACAGCTGGCTTTGCTTTTGGAGACTGAGAAG GAAAATGCGAAGACGACAGGGGAGCTCTCCAAAGTTCTGGAGTCTGCTCGTGCTCACCTTCACGAGCAACTGCGCagcaaggagggagagagcagccgcCAGAGCGTCCAGATTAGA AGCCTGGAGCGGAAGGTTAGCCAGCAGCAGGGGGAGGTGGAGCACCTGCTGGAACAGCTTAAGGCGCTGCAGCAGACCTACGACGTGGACAAAGAGTCCCTGAAGCGGGCAACGCGAGAACAGAAACATCGGGCGGAGCGCAGTGAGGACACGGCCGGGCACCTCAGCACGCAGCTCCTGGAGAAG gagacagagctgacagaggcCCGGGCGGCAGTGGAGAGCTGGCGAAATCGGCACGcccaggagctgaaggagaagaacCAGCTTGAGGTGGAGATCACCGTTCTCAGCAA CCAGGTGGCAACCCTGACGGATCAGCTGCACAGCGCGGAAGACAAGGCCCGGGCGGAGATAGAGGGGCTTCTGAGCCGCCTGCACTGCCTCACCTCTGACAGCACCACCGCCAGGCTGGAGAACCAGAGGCTCAAG GCCACGCTGTCAaccatggaggagaagctgagcCTGTCCCAGTCTGAGGTGCAGCAGTTAAAGACCTCGGTGAAGCAGTATGAGAGCCTAGTGGACAACTACAAGAGCCAG GTTCAGAAGACCCGCGCGGAGGTGGACGATTACCGGCTGAAGCTGGGGGTGGCGGAGAAGGAGGTGCAGGGTGTGCGGGGCGAGCTGGAGCGGGAGGTGGAGGCGGTGCGGAGGCAGCTGCTGGGTaggctgaaggagctggagcCTCTGCCCGATGCGCTGAGGCGCGCGGAGCAGCAGCTGCGGGAGGCCGAGGAGCAGGTGCAGGCGCACGAGAGGAGGAGCggggagcagagcagcaccCTCGCCGACGTCCGCCTCAAG GTGGAACAGCAGAGCAGCCGCATGGAGGCTGTAAGAGAGAAGAACCTGTTACTGCTGGAGGAGAACaagcagctgaaacacagggtGGAGAGTCTGGAGAG GAAGCTGGAGGAGACCAATGCCAGTAACCAAGACCTGGTGCAGGCTATCACCAAAAAGGAGGAGACGATCCACAGCAGCCAGCTGCACCTGGAGGGGAAGTCCCGGGAGTGCAGTGTCTTGGCCAGGCAGCTGGAGGATGCCCTGGACGATGCACGGCGGCAG GCGGATCTGACCCGGGACCGGGCGGTCTCCAAGGAAAGGTCGGCACAGTCTAGGGTTCTGGACCTGGAAACTCAGCTGCGTCTCACCCAAGCGGAACTCGACCAGCTGCGTCGCAATAAGGAGGAT ACAGAGCGCAGGTACCAGACCCGGCTGCAAGATGTGAAGGACCGCTTGGAGCAGTCCGACAGCACCAACCGAAGCTTGCAGAACTATGTTCAGTTCCTCAAGACCTCCTACGCTAATGTTTTCAGTGACTCAGTGCTAAGCAGcgcccctctccacccctcctctcctctctga
- the ptgesl gene encoding prostaglandin E synthase 2 gives MAAACARSLGQIGRHAFLTQSCRTGNVAAIVPRISIPGSARAYGTGGARFRSKLLSAAPLRAGGRALGCAFLLGGGIGLYQAVKFNFQRHFAEEEADECSSEPKFTLYQYKTCPFCSKVRAFLDYHGLPYEIVEVNPVMRQEIKWSRYRKVPILMVDDAVQLNDSSVIISTLKTYLVTQGKKVHDILICYPEMKSINESGKEVIEYNNKYWLMLSEAEAEQLYLEKDSRKEEMKWRKWADDWLVHLISPNVYRTPSESLASFDYIVREGKFGTFEGFFAKYVGALAMFFVSKRLKNKHNLQDDVRQDLYKAVNEWVSAIGKKRKFMGGDRPNLADLAVYGVLRVMEGLESFDDMMENTKVKSWYRRVEKAVQHHEGHN, from the exons ATGGCAGCCGCCTGTGCGAGATCTTTGGGTCAGATCGGGCGGCATGCTTTCCTCACACAGAGCTGTAGGACGGGGAATGTTGCTGCCATCGTACCTCGAATCTCTATACCCGGGAGCGCTCGGGCTTACGGAACCGGCGGCGCAAGGTTCCGATCTAAACTGCTTTCCGCTGCCCCGCTACGGGCCGGGGGCAGAGCGCTGGGGTGTGCTTTCTTGCTGGGAGGTGGAATCGGCTTGTACCAGGCAGTGAAATTCAACTTTCAGCGTCATTTcgcagaggaggaggcagac GAGTGTAGCTCGGAGCCTAAGTTCACGTTGTACCAGTATAAGACCTGTCCGTTCTGCAGCAAGGTTCGAGCCTTTCTCGACTACCATGGCCTTCCCTACGAGATTGTGGAGGTCAACCCTGTTATGCGTCAGGAGATCAAGTGGTCTAGATACAGAAAAGTCCCCATCCTGATGGTGGATGACGCTGTG CAACTGAATGACTCATCTGTAATAATCAGTACTCTGAAGACGTACTTGGTCACCCA AGGGAAGAAGGTCCATGATATCCTGATTTGTTATCCAGAAATGAAATCCATAAACGAGAGCGGGAAGGAGGTTATTGAGTATAACAACAAGTACTGGCTCATGCTGAGTGAGGCCGAGGCAGAGCAGCTGTACCTTGAAAAAGACTCAAGAAA GGAAGAGATGAAGTGGCGCAAGTGGGCAGATGATTGGCTGGTGCATCTCATCTCCCCCAACGTGTACCGGACCCCCTCCGAGTCCCTGGCTTCCTTCGACTACATCGTGCGGGAAGGAAAGTTCGGGACCTTTGAGGGCTTCTTTGCCAAGTATGTGGGGGCACTCGCCATGTTCTTCGTATCAAAGAGGCTGAAAAACAA ACACAATTTACAGGATGATGTGAGGCAAGACCTGTACAAGGCTGTGAACGAGTGGGTGTCGGCAATTGGCAAGAAGAGGAAGTTCATGGGTGGAGACCGACCCAACCTAGCAGACCTG GCTGTGTATGGGGTTCTGAGAGTAATGGAGGGGCTGGAGTCTTTTGACGACATGATGGAGAACACAAAGGTGAAGAGCTGGTACCGACGCGTGGAGAAGGCCGTCCAGCACCACGAGGGACACAACTGA
- the LOC118776660 gene encoding protein zer-1 homolog: MAAKAGDNPESLMVLATVYCLRNLRRTMCCIGDKNRLRLHPDIFLPSEICDKLVSAYMELVHTDSNFEMHEGFFLLFSDPYSTRLTRVQLRDDTVRDRDLEAIGKQDLIELHLNNCSNLTARSLRALYNFRQTLVSLSLFGCSNIFYRRGGAPLACGDEDRPLRHMLDAEFSFQGFNRLRLLNLGGLSEEVDVESLLKPLPSLTSLDLSGVLLPKMTFLSQWKDRLASLVLYNVDLSEEHIHTIVQMTCLRHLDISRESRRNSKFKLTRKTLTAIVQSLVNLVSLDISGHVMLDNCAVPYFEDAVGRPSIEPSKSSIYPFQELKRPLQFLGLYDTTLCNLTHIPAYKVTGAKNEDQILNAIEAYTEFRPEVAHKAINHLFDIARIQHCNQLLRALQLVIAALKLHKYDKSIQVTGSAALFYLTNTEYRTDQSIRLRREVIQVVLNGMEQYQEVTVQRNCCLTLCNFSIPEELEFQYHRVNQLLLKILEPTLQDESIQRIAVHLCNALVCQVDNDHKEAVGKMGFVTTMLNLIQKKLHDKMCDQVMEFSWSALWNITDETPDNCEMFLNCRGMTLFLECLQEFPDKQELHRNMLGLLGNVAEVRALRPQLLTPQFISVFSDLLDSKADGIEVSYNACGVLSHIMFDGPDAWVMEEPRRDAVMERMWEAIRSWDVNSRRNINYRSFEPILRLLPQSIAPVSQHWATWALYNLVSVYPSKYCPLLMKEGGIALLQKVIELDSSHEETKDMARRVMGHCGNFKEDPMDTSR; this comes from the exons ATGGCGGCGAAGGCGGGGGACAACCCGGAGTCCCTGATGGTACTGGCCACTGTGTACTGCCTCCGGAACCTGAGGAGAACGATGTGCTGCATCGGAGACAAGAACAGGCTGCGGCTGCACCCCGATATCTTTCTGCCCAGCGAGATCTGCGACAAACTTGTCAGCGC ttacaTGGAGCTGGTCCACACAGACAGTAACTTTGAAATGCACGAGGGCTTCTTCTTGCTATTCTCAGACCCCTACAGCACCAGGCTGACCCGCGTCCAGCTGAGAGACGACACGGTGCGGGACAGGGACCTGGAGGCCATCGGGAAACAG GACCTCATCGAGCTCCACCTCAACAACTGCAGCAACCTGACGGCGCGCAGCCTGAGAGCGCTCTACAACTTCAGGCAAACGCTGGTCTCCCTCAGCCTGTTCGGCTGCAGCAACATCTTTTACAGGAGGGGCGGGGCCCCGCTAGCGTGCGGCGACGAGGACCGCCCCCTGCGGCACATGCTGGACGCCGAGTTCAGCTTCCAGGGCTTCAACCGGCTGCGGCTGCTGAACCTGGGCGGGCTGTCGGAGGAGGTGGACGTGGAGTCCCTGctgaagcccctcccctccctcacctccctgGACCTTTCGGGTGTCCTCCTGCCCAAAATGACATTCCTGTCCCAATGGAAGGATAGGCTGGCCTCCCTGGTGCTTTACAACGTCGATCTGTCAGAGGAGCACATCCACACCATAGTGCAGATGACCTGCCTCCG GCACCTGGACATCTCTCGGGAAAGCCGGCGCAACTCCAAATTCAAGCTGACGAGGAAGACCTTGACCGCCATCGTGCAGAGCCTGGTCAACTTGGTCTCCCTGGACATCTCGGGACACGTCATGCTGGACAACTGCGCAGTTCCATACTTTGAGGATGCAGTGGGACGTCCCAG TATTGAGCCATCCAAGAGCAGCATATACCCCTTCCAAGAGCTGAAGAGGCCTCTGCAGTTTCTGGGACTGTATGACACCACACTTTGTAACCTGACACACATTCCAGCATACAAG GTTACAGGAGCCAAGAACGAGGACCAGATCCTGAATGCCATTGAGGCCTACACTGAGTTTCGCCCTGAGGTAGCCCACAAAGCCATCAATCACCTGTTTGACATCGCCAGGATACAGCACTGCAACCAGCTGCTCCGTGCCCTGCAG CTGGTGATCGCGGCCCTGAAGCTCCACAAGTACGACAAGAGCATCCAGGTGACGGGCAGCGCGGCGCTGTTTTACCTGACCAACACGGAATACCGCACCGACCAGAGCATCAGGCTGCGGCGGGAGGTCATCCAGGTGGTGCTGAACGGCATGGAACAGTATCAGGAGGTCACG gtccaGAGGAACTGCTGCCTGACGCTGTGCAACTTCAGCATCCCGGAGGAGCTGGAGTTCCAGTATCACCGTGTCaaccagctgctgctgaagaTCCTGGAGCCGACCCTGCAGGACGAGTCCATCCAGCGTATCGCCGTGCACCTCTGCAACGCGCTGGTCTGCCAGGTGGACAACGACCACAAGGAGGCCGTGGGCAAGATGGGCTTCGTCACG acAATGTTGAACCTGATACAAAAAAAGCTGCATGACAAGATG TGTGATCAGGTGATGGAGTTCTCCTGGAGCGCTCTCTGGAACATTACAGACGAGACGCCCGATAACTGTGAGATGTTCCTCAACTGCAGGGGCATGACCCTCTTCCTGGAGTGTCTACAG GAATTCCCAGACAAGCAGGAGCTGCATCGCAACATGCTGGggcttctgggaaatgtagCGGAGGTGAGGGCGTTGAGGCCCCAGCTTCTGACGCCGCAGTTCATCAGCGTGTTCAG TGACCTGCTGGACAGCAAAGCGGACGGGATCGAGGTGTCGTACAACGCATGCGGGGTGCTCTCCCACATCATGTTCGACGGGCCGGACGCCTGGGTGATGGAGGAGCCTCGCAGGGACGCCGTCATGGAGAGGATGTGGGAGGCCATTCGGAGCTGGGACGTCAACTCCCGCAGGAACATCAACTACAG GTCTTTTGAGCCAATACTGCGCCTGCTGCCCCAAAGTATTGCCCCTGTCAGCCAGCACTGGGCGACGTGGGCGCTATACAACCTGGTGTCTGTCTACC caaGTAaatactgccccctgctgatgAAGGAAGGAGGAATTGCCCTCTTACAGAAGGTGATAGAGCTGGATTCCTCACATGAGGAGACCAAGGACATGGCACG GAGGGTGATGGGACACTGTGGGAACTTCAAAGAGGATCCCATGGATACGTCAAGGTAA